In the genome of Octopus sinensis unplaced genomic scaffold, ASM634580v1 Contig03634, whole genome shotgun sequence, one region contains:
- the LOC118760993 gene encoding uncharacterized protein LOC118760993: protein MKHLDIFHKTSIVSLLQKVKNVSTMTKYGARNRARKVAVIFLKGKLSEPQGVITNAKVLSKNGIEVFVIKMDDLNSEKTLTSITRQRNILDATEIKSMVQLSSEFLNRLCKR from the coding sequence ATGAAACACCTCGACATCTTCCACAAAACGAGCATCGTATCTCTTCTACAAAAAGTCAAAAATGTATCTACTATGACTAAATATGGCGCCCGCAACAGAGCACGTAAAGTGGCAGTTATTTTCTTAAAAGGAAAACTAAGCGAACCACAAGGAGTAATTACAAATGCGAAGGTTCTAAGTAAAAACGGTATCGAAGTGTTTGTAATTAAGATGGATGATCTGAATTCGGAGAAGACTTTGACAAGCATTACCAGACAACGTAATATTCTGGACGCCACCGAGATAAAAAGTATGGTGCAACTGAGCAGCGAATTCTTAAACCGACTTTGCAAGC